In a genomic window of Wyeomyia smithii strain HCP4-BCI-WySm-NY-G18 chromosome 1, ASM2978416v1, whole genome shotgun sequence:
- the LOC129718234 gene encoding cytochrome P450 307a1, whose amino-acid sequence MAYTGLVLALLTIVLSVACYFKILYEWHRKVRVQTVRSVRYSKKLTAEQPEQKTNEEELVTFSQAPGPMPWPILGSLAILGKYEVPFEGFTALARKYGDVYSLTLGSNRCLVVNSLELIREVLNQNGRYFGGRPDFLRFHKLFGGDRNNSLALCDWSALQQKRRNLARKHCSPSDASSYYQKMSDVGVMEMHRFMDQLDEEVIPGRDFKVKPLIMQACANMFSEYMCSVRFDYNDAGFQQMVRNFDEIFWEINQGYAVDFMPWLAPFYHKHMNKLSRWSADIRDFLCERIINEREQNFGEDDPERDFTDALLRSLREDPSVSRDTIMYMLEDFIGGHSAIGNLVMLALGYIAKHPDIGSKIQREIDHVTENGNRNVTLYDTESMPFTVATIFEVLRYSSSPIVPHVATEDTCIAGYGVTKGTIVFINNYDLNTNVKYWDEPKRFNPERFIESATLAQIRTDLIGSPTAKQDLHSIIKNNNINASNESQKQILRVKKNIPHFLPFSIGKRTCIGQNLVRGFSFIILANILQKYNVHTNDPARIKMYPACVAVPPDTYPLAFTQRTQKQH is encoded by the exons ATGGCCTACACCGGACTGGTATTGGCACTGTTGACCATCGTCCTGTCGGTGGCGTGTTACTTCAAGATCCTGTACGAGTGGCATCGAAAAGTACGTGTTCAAACGGTGCGATCGGTGCGCTATTCGAAGAAGCTCACTGCGGAACAACCAGAGCAGAAGACCAACGAGGAGGAACTGGTGACATTTTCGCAAGCTCCGGGACCGATGCCTTGGCCGATCCTGGGCAGTCTGGCGATCCTCGGCAAGTACGAGGTCCCCTTCGAGGGTTTCACGGCACTCGCGCGAAAGTACGGTGACGTGTACAGCCTGACACTCGGTTCCAACCGGTGCCTGGTGGTGAACAGCCTGGAATTGATCCGGGAGGTGTTGAACCAGAACGGACGCTACTTCGGCGGCCGGCCGGACTTCCTACGCTTCCACAAGCTATTCGGTGGCGATCGCAACAACT CGCTTGCTTTGTGTGATTGGTCTGCGCTGCAGCAGAAGCGTCGCAATCTCGCCCGCAAGCACTGCTCGCCAAGCGACGCTTCCAGTTACTACCAGAAGATGAGCGACGTCGGCGTGATGGAGATGCACCGGTTTATGGATCAGCTTGACGAGGAGGTCATTCCGGGACGGGACTTCAAGGTGAAACCGTTGATTATGCAGGCCTGCGCTAATATGTTTAGCGAGTACATGTGCTCGGTGCGGTTCGACTACAATGACGCCGGCTTCCAGCAGATGGTGCGCAACTTTGACGAAATCTTCTGGGAAATCAACCAGGGATACGCGGTCGATTTCATGCCCTGGTTGGCTCCATTCTACCACAAGCACATGAACAAACTGAGCCGCTGGTCGGCCGACATTCGTGACTTTCTCTGCGAGCGAATCATCAACGAACGGGAGCAGAATTTCGGCGAAGACGATCCGGAGCGTGATTTTACCGACGCTCTGCTGAGAAGCCTCCGCGAAGATCCGAGCGTCAGCCGAGACACGATTATGTACATGCTGGAAGACTTCATCGGTGGCCATTCGGCAATCGGAAACCTCGTCATGCTGGCTCTCGGTTACATCGCTAAACATCCGGACATCGGCAGCAAAATCCAGCGGGAAATCGATCACGTCACAGAAAACGGCAACCGAAACGTCACCCTGTACGACACCGAAAGTATGCCCTTCACAGTCGCAACCATCTTCGAGGTGCTCCGATACTCATCCTCTCCCATCGTGCCACACGTGGCCACCGAAGACACCTGCATTGCCGGCTACGGTGTCACCAAGGGCACCATCGTCTTCATCAACAACTACGACCTGAACACCAACGTAAAGTACTGGGACGAACCGAAACGCTTCAACCCGGAACGGTTCATCGAAAGTGCCACCCTCGCCCAGATCCGAACCGACCTAATTGGATCGCCTACCGCCAAACAGGACCTCCACTCGATCATCAAGAACAACAACATCAACGCTTCGAACGAAAGCCAGAAGCAGATCCTGCGGGTGAAGAAAAACATTCCCCATTTCCTACCCTTCAGCATCGGCAAGCGAACCTGCATCGGACAGAATCTGGTGCGTGGCTTCAGCTTCATCATCCTGGCCAACATCCTGCAGAAATACAACGTACACACTAACGATCCGGCCCGGATCAAAATGTACCCGGCCTGTGTGGCCGTCCCACCGGACACCTACCCGCTGGCGTTCACCCAACGCACCCAAAAGCAGCACTGA